The window TTTTTTTATGTATTTCCCCATCCTCGAAGGTCAGCCCTTTACCCATGCAACCGGCAAAATTGTCTGTGTCGGACGTAATTACGCAGAACACGCGCGTGAACTGAATAACCCAATTCCCAGTCAGCCCATTCTGTTTATCAAACCCGCTGATGCTGCGGTGTCTATGGCGCCATCGTTCCGTATCCCGCAGGGGCAGGGGTCTGTGCATCATGAGCTGGAAGTCGCGGTGTTGATTGGTCAGCGCTTATGTCACGCCGCTGAAGATGACGTTCCGGCCGCCATTGCCGGTGTGGGGCTGGGGCTGGATCTGACATTGCGTGATGTGCAGGACGGCCTGAAAGCCAAAGGCCAGCCCTGGGAAATAGCCAAGGGCTTTGATGGTGCCTGTCCACTGAGTGACTTTGTTGCCGCCTCAAGGGTAGAAGACTGGCAGCAGCTGGGCCTGACCCTGATGCGTAATGGCCAGCTGCAACAGCAGGGGAACAGTGCCGATATGTTGTTCCCATTGCTGCCGCTGATTGCCCATATGAGCCGGATTTTCACCCTTAATCCGGGCGATATCATTATGACCGGCACCCCGGCTGGTGTTGGACCTCTGTTGCCCGGCGATCAGCTGGAAGCCCGTCTGCAGGACTGGCTCAGTGTGCACTGCCGTGTTGAGGAGCAGGGCTGATGGCGGCCTGTGATATGCCTGGCCTGACGCCACTGGATCAGGCTCTGACAACTTTGCTGTCAGGTATCGAAGCTTTGCCCGGAAAAGAGCAGGTGCCATTGCAGCAGGCTGTTGGCCGTGTGCTGGCAGAGGATGTCTGCAGCACACTGAATGTCCCTCCGGCAGATAACTCCGCAATGGATGGTTATGCCGTGCGGGCTGCCGATTTAAATGCTGGCTGCGAATTAACCCTGCTGGGTAAAAGCATGGCGGGTCATCCCTTCAGTGGCAGCGTTGCTCCGGGCGAATGTGTGCGCATTATGACCGGCGCACTGCTGCCTGCCGGGGCCGATACTGTGGTCATGCAGGAAAATACCACCGTGCTGGAAAGCGGCCGGGTGCAGTTTCAGGCCTCAGCGCCACAGGGCGATAACGTGCGCTATTGCGGTGATGATATCCGTGCAGGGCAGGTGATTCTGCATGCCGGGCGGCGTCTGCGCCCGGCGGATGTTGGCTTGCTGGCCAGTATTGGCATTGCCGGGGTCAGTGTGCGGCCGCGACTGAAAGTTGCATTGCTGGCGACCGGAGATGAGCTGGTGATGCCGGGTGAGCCTCTGGCAGACGGGCAGATTTATCAGAGCAACAGCTTTACCGTAGCGGCTGTGGCAAAACGCCTTGGTTGTGACGTGCTGGATCTGGGCAAAGTGGATGACAGCCCCGAAGCACTGCGTCAGGCCTTTATTCAGGCCGACCGTCAGGCCGATGTGGTCATTACCTCTGGCGGTGTATCGGTGGGTGAAGCCGACTACACCAAAGATATTCTCGCCGAGCTTGGCGAAATCAGTTTCTGGAAGCTGGCGATTAAACCGGGTAAGCCCTTTGCCAGCGGTCGTCTGCCCAACAGCGTATTTATCGGCTTGCCCGGCAATCCGGTATCGGCACTGGTGACTATGCATCAGCTGGCAGCGCCGATGCTGCGCAAATTGGCCGGTGAAACGCAGACAGCAGCATTGCGTCTGCCGGCAGTGGCCGCCAGTGTTATCCGCAAAAGTCCGGGACGCACGGACTTCCAGCGTGGTATCTGGCAACTGAATGAACAGGGCCAGATAGTGGTGCGGCCAACCGGCGGGCAAAGCTCGGGTGTACTCAGTTCGATGAGTCAGGCGAATTGCTACATTGTGCTGGAGCAGATGCGTGGCCGGGTGAATGAGGGGGAGACCGTTACGGTTGAGCCTTTTGATGCTTTACTGGGATAGTGTTGTTCATCGGGCGACGGAACTCTCACGGGTCATCCCCGTCCTATCCCCCCACTTATGTGCCAGTTAATGAGAGTAACTTATGAACCTGACTTCCCGCCAAATTCTGCCCGGCGGTGTTACCGCAGGGCTGATCGCCTTTGTGGCATTAACTTCCGTAATACCGTTGCCTGCCAGCGCTGATGCATTGCAACAGCAGGCTCAGGCTGTGTTCGGCTCAGGAGAAGCGCCGCAACTGCAATCTTCAAAAGCTGAAGCAGCATTGGGCCGGGTGTTGTTTTTCGATACCCGTATCGGTCGCGATGGTACTAACTGTGGTACCTGCCATGAGCAGAGTAAAGGCGGTGCCGACGGACGCAAAACCGCGCAGGGAGCCTTCGGCATTCAGGGTAAACGCAATACGCCGACAATCGTCGACATTGTGCCGCAGATCAGCATGCACTGGACCGGTGATCGTGAATCTCTGGCGGATCAGGCAATACGCTCACTGACGGCACCACCGGCTTACGCTCATGCTTCGACCGAGGAAGCGCTGGCGGTTATTAAGGCCCTGCCAGATCTGAATGAACGCTTTAACTCGCTGTACGATGATGGTGTCACCGCTGCCAACTGGGGGAAAGCACTGAGCGCTTATCAGGAGCATCTGGTAACCACTTCTGCTTTCGATCGCTATCTGCAGGGAGATGCAGCGGCTCTCAGTGCAGCGCAGAAAGAGGGGTTGAAAACCTTTATCAATACCGGCTGTGCAGGCTGCCATAATGGCCGCTTACTGGGCGGAACCTCTTATCAGAAGTTTGGTATTGTGGCCGACTACACCCAGTATACAGGCTCGCAGGAAGACATTGGCCGTATGGCATTTACCGGTAAAGAAAGCGACCGCCGGGTATTCAAAGTGCCGCCATTACGCCATGCGGTTCAGACCGCGCCTTATTTTCATGATGGCTCTGTGGCAGAACTGAAAGACGCCATCGACATTA of the Thalassolituus hydrocarboniclasticus genome contains:
- a CDS encoding fumarylacetoacetate hydrolase family protein, producing MYFPILEGQPFTHATGKIVCVGRNYAEHARELNNPIPSQPILFIKPADAAVSMAPSFRIPQGQGSVHHELEVAVLIGQRLCHAAEDDVPAAIAGVGLGLDLTLRDVQDGLKAKGQPWEIAKGFDGACPLSDFVAASRVEDWQQLGLTLMRNGQLQQQGNSADMLFPLLPLIAHMSRIFTLNPGDIIMTGTPAGVGPLLPGDQLEARLQDWLSVHCRVEEQG
- the moeA gene encoding molybdopterin molybdotransferase MoeA, producing MAACDMPGLTPLDQALTTLLSGIEALPGKEQVPLQQAVGRVLAEDVCSTLNVPPADNSAMDGYAVRAADLNAGCELTLLGKSMAGHPFSGSVAPGECVRIMTGALLPAGADTVVMQENTTVLESGRVQFQASAPQGDNVRYCGDDIRAGQVILHAGRRLRPADVGLLASIGIAGVSVRPRLKVALLATGDELVMPGEPLADGQIYQSNSFTVAAVAKRLGCDVLDLGKVDDSPEALRQAFIQADRQADVVITSGGVSVGEADYTKDILAELGEISFWKLAIKPGKPFASGRLPNSVFIGLPGNPVSALVTMHQLAAPMLRKLAGETQTAALRLPAVAASVIRKSPGRTDFQRGIWQLNEQGQIVVRPTGGQSSGVLSSMSQANCYIVLEQMRGRVNEGETVTVEPFDALLG
- a CDS encoding cytochrome-c peroxidase yields the protein MNLTSRQILPGGVTAGLIAFVALTSVIPLPASADALQQQAQAVFGSGEAPQLQSSKAEAALGRVLFFDTRIGRDGTNCGTCHEQSKGGADGRKTAQGAFGIQGKRNTPTIVDIVPQISMHWTGDRESLADQAIRSLTAPPAYAHASTEEALAVIKALPDLNERFNSLYDDGVTAANWGKALSAYQEHLVTTSAFDRYLQGDAAALSAAQKEGLKTFINTGCAGCHNGRLLGGTSYQKFGIVADYTQYTGSQEDIGRMAFTGKESDRRVFKVPPLRHAVQTAPYFHDGSVAELKDAIDIMAKVQLGRTLSADDNQAIQAFLQAVTAPMPAELQRP